Proteins from one Hydrogenophaga sp. SL48 genomic window:
- a CDS encoding MgtC/SapB family protein, translating to MLLPEPLVASGPAAAVLAVALGCGLLVGIERERRKGEGPGRRFAGLRTFALASVVGAAAALTQLSGLVVTGALLVAALALVAYWRDRSGDPGATTEIALLLTYLIGVLCAQSLPLAAALAVGLTALLAGRDRLHRFARQWLTAGEVRDGIVLAALVLMALPLVPDRPLWDKVLNPHVIVQLLALLLGVQALAHLSRRLLQARHAVALSALASGFVSSTATIATLGLAVRERPSDVRLLAGGGLLSCVSTQVQLLLVAAAVQPAWLAWLWAPALAAGALALLWGGWMVRGAPVDPAEAPREPDEDRMFSLWGAAGVAALLSGIQVAVHAMELWLGSMGLLLGATLAALADLHASLAAVLASGPPQAGGAAVWAVMLAVSVHAGSKSVTAGITGGWRYLLALAPGLWAHTALCVAGVYWMARG from the coding sequence ATGCTGTTGCCTGAACCCCTTGTTGCCTCTGGCCCCGCCGCCGCCGTGCTCGCCGTGGCCCTGGGCTGTGGCCTGCTGGTGGGCATCGAGCGCGAGCGGCGCAAGGGTGAGGGCCCGGGCCGCCGTTTTGCCGGCTTGCGCACCTTCGCGCTGGCCAGCGTGGTGGGCGCGGCCGCGGCGCTGACGCAGCTGTCCGGCCTGGTGGTGACGGGCGCGCTGCTGGTGGCGGCACTGGCCCTGGTGGCCTACTGGCGCGACCGCTCCGGCGACCCCGGCGCCACCACCGAGATCGCCCTGCTGCTGACCTACCTGATCGGGGTGCTCTGTGCGCAGAGCCTGCCGCTGGCCGCGGCGCTGGCGGTGGGGTTGACGGCGTTGCTGGCCGGGCGTGATCGGCTGCACCGGTTTGCCCGGCAGTGGCTCACCGCCGGCGAGGTGCGCGACGGCATCGTGCTGGCGGCGCTGGTGCTGATGGCGCTGCCGCTGGTGCCCGACCGGCCGCTGTGGGACAAGGTGCTCAACCCCCATGTGATCGTGCAGTTGCTGGCTTTGCTGCTCGGGGTGCAGGCGCTCGCGCACCTGAGCCGCCGCCTGCTGCAGGCGCGCCACGCGGTGGCCCTGTCGGCGCTGGCCTCGGGTTTCGTGTCGAGCACGGCCACCATCGCCACGCTGGGGCTGGCGGTGCGCGAGCGGCCGTCGGACGTGCGGCTGCTGGCCGGTGGTGGCCTGCTGTCGTGCGTGTCGACCCAGGTGCAGCTGCTGCTGGTGGCGGCGGCCGTGCAGCCGGCCTGGCTGGCGTGGCTCTGGGCGCCGGCCCTGGCCGCCGGCGCACTGGCCTTGTTGTGGGGCGGGTGGATGGTGCGCGGGGCACCGGTGGACCCGGCCGAGGCGCCGCGGGAACCCGACGAAGACCGCATGTTCAGCCTGTGGGGTGCGGCGGGTGTGGCGGCGCTGCTGAGCGGCATTCAGGTGGCCGTGCACGCCATGGAGCTGTGGCTGGGTTCGATGGGCCTGCTGCTCGGGGCCACGCTGGCGGCGCTGGCCGACCTGCACGCCTCGCTGGCGGCGGTGCTGGCCTCCGGCCCGCCCCAGGCGGGTGGTGCGGCGGTCTGGGCGGTGATGCTGGCGGTGTCGGTGCACGCGGGCAGCAAGAGCGTGACCGCCGGCATCACCGGCGGCTGGCGCTACCTGCTGGCCCTGGCGCCGGGGCTGTGGGCCCACACGGCGCTGTGCGTGGCGGGGGTGTACTGGATGGCTCGCGGATAG
- a CDS encoding glycosyltransferase domain-containing protein has protein sequence MNTTRNTCVYTVMVGDYETLNEQPVAAASGMPFICLTDNPRLTSQSWRIVHVPTAFAMDPIRSQRLLKICPHRVDALAGFEQSLYIDNAVLLRERPEALIGKMAFGSGFALPLHSFRDSVHDEFIEVARLGLDDQGRIFEQLNHYLAHGDPTLEERPLWAAILLRDHRNPAVLRTMDLWMAHVLRYSRRDQLSINTVLHQTGLNADRWTLDNHASWFHSWPHPTGRTPLAGMRHPLNANMPVPAQLQQSRSDLLLTRRDLDTARAAMESERQALEQARQDIADLTGRLAATEQACTDMTQRHAQAAVAMASAVAAMRASTSWRLTAPLRQLKTWLN, from the coding sequence ATGAACACCACGCGCAACACCTGCGTCTACACCGTGATGGTGGGCGACTACGAGACCTTGAACGAGCAGCCCGTGGCGGCCGCGTCGGGCATGCCCTTCATCTGCCTGACCGACAACCCGCGACTGACGAGCCAGAGCTGGCGCATCGTCCATGTGCCCACCGCTTTCGCGATGGACCCGATCCGCAGCCAGCGCTTGCTGAAAATCTGCCCCCACCGGGTCGATGCCCTCGCCGGGTTCGAGCAATCGCTCTACATCGACAACGCCGTGCTCCTGCGCGAGCGGCCCGAAGCACTCATCGGGAAGATGGCCTTTGGCAGCGGTTTCGCCCTTCCCCTGCACAGCTTCCGGGACAGCGTGCACGACGAATTCATTGAGGTCGCGAGGCTCGGCCTGGACGACCAGGGCCGGATCTTCGAGCAGCTGAACCACTACCTGGCCCACGGCGACCCGACGCTCGAAGAAAGGCCCTTGTGGGCGGCCATCCTTCTTCGCGACCACCGCAACCCCGCGGTGCTGCGCACCATGGACCTCTGGATGGCCCACGTGCTCCGGTATTCCCGGCGCGATCAGCTCTCGATCAACACGGTCCTGCACCAGACGGGGCTGAACGCCGACCGCTGGACACTGGACAACCACGCCTCCTGGTTCCATTCATGGCCGCACCCGACCGGGCGAACGCCCTTGGCGGGCATGCGCCACCCCTTGAACGCCAACATGCCGGTCCCGGCGCAGCTGCAGCAATCCCGCAGCGACCTGCTGCTGACGCGCCGCGACCTGGACACGGCACGAGCCGCGATGGAGTCCGAGCGCCAGGCCCTGGAACAAGCGCGCCAGGACATCGCCGATCTGACCGGGCGCCTCGCGGCCACGGAACAGGCGTGCACCGACATGACGCAGCGGCATGCGCAAGCGGCGGTCGCCATGGCCTCTGCCGTGGCGGCCATGCGCGCCAGCACCAGCTGGCGCCTGACCGCCCCGCTGCGCCAGCTCAAGACCTGGCTGAACTGA
- a CDS encoding AMP nucleosidase, translated as MHKTPAFTAPVFYRNPAAALAQVQRIYQQNIEFLRAAMRDFVAGADFDDARVRACYPFVRLHTHSASHQGTGRLSYGFVAGPGRFETTLTRPDLYADYLLDQFSLLLINHGGELEVGTSTHPIPIHFSFAEHDHVEGSLSAERRALMRDVFDLPDLAAMDDGIANGTHEPRPGDPHPLSLFTAPRVDYSLQRLRHYTGTAPEWFQNFVLFTNYQFYIDEFIRLGHAEMAKPDSEYIAFVEPGNLVTRRINLPPQPGDELGTPPPRLPQMPGYHLMRADRSGITMVNIGVGPANAKTITDHIAVLRPHAWLMIGHCAGLRSSQQLGDYVLAHAYVREDHVLDEELPLWVPIPALAEIQLALEAAVADVTGVAAQEVKRIMRTGTVASTDNRNWELLPDNRPQRRFSQSRAVALDMESATIAANGFRFRVPYGTLLCVSDKPLHGEIKLPGMANHFYRERVDQHLRIGIRAVELLREGGSAQLHSRKLRSFAEVAFQ; from the coding sequence ATGCACAAAACGCCCGCCTTCACCGCCCCCGTTTTTTACCGCAACCCGGCCGCCGCGCTGGCCCAGGTGCAGCGCATCTACCAGCAGAACATCGAGTTCCTGCGCGCGGCCATGCGCGACTTCGTGGCCGGCGCCGATTTCGACGATGCCCGTGTGCGCGCCTGCTACCCCTTCGTGCGCCTGCACACCCACAGCGCCTCGCACCAGGGCACCGGGCGACTGAGCTATGGCTTCGTGGCCGGCCCGGGCCGTTTTGAAACCACCCTCACCCGGCCCGACCTGTACGCCGACTACCTGCTGGACCAGTTCAGCCTGCTGCTGATCAACCACGGCGGCGAGCTGGAGGTGGGCACCAGCACGCACCCCATTCCCATCCACTTCTCGTTCGCCGAACACGACCACGTCGAAGGCAGCCTGAGCGCCGAGCGCCGCGCCCTCATGCGCGACGTGTTCGATCTGCCCGATCTGGCGGCCATGGACGACGGCATCGCCAACGGCACACACGAACCGCGCCCCGGTGATCCGCATCCGCTCTCGCTGTTCACCGCCCCGCGCGTGGACTACTCGCTGCAGCGCCTGCGCCACTACACCGGCACCGCGCCCGAGTGGTTCCAGAACTTCGTGCTGTTCACCAACTACCAGTTCTACATCGACGAATTCATCCGGCTCGGCCACGCCGAAATGGCCAAGCCCGACAGCGAGTACATCGCCTTCGTCGAGCCCGGCAACCTGGTCACGCGACGCATCAACCTGCCACCCCAGCCGGGCGACGAGCTGGGCACCCCGCCGCCGCGCCTGCCGCAGATGCCGGGCTACCACCTCATGCGCGCCGACCGCAGCGGCATCACCATGGTCAACATCGGCGTGGGCCCGGCCAACGCCAAGACCATCACCGACCACATCGCCGTGCTGCGCCCGCACGCCTGGCTCATGATCGGCCACTGCGCCGGCCTGCGCAGCTCCCAGCAGCTCGGCGACTACGTGCTGGCGCACGCCTACGTGCGCGAAGACCATGTGCTGGACGAAGAGCTGCCGCTGTGGGTGCCCATTCCCGCGCTGGCCGAAATCCAGCTTGCGCTCGAAGCCGCCGTGGCCGACGTGACCGGGGTGGCGGCGCAGGAGGTGAAACGCATCATGCGCACCGGCACCGTGGCCAGCACCGACAACCGCAACTGGGAACTGCTGCCCGACAACCGGCCGCAGCGCCGCTTCTCGCAATCGCGCGCCGTGGCACTCGACATGGAGTCCGCCACCATCGCCGCCAACGGCTTCCGCTTCCGCGTGCCCTACGGCACCCTGCTGTGCGTGAGCGACAAGCCGCTGCACGGCGAGATCAAGCTGCCCGGCATGGCCAACCACTTCTATCGCGAGCGGGTCGATCAACATTTGCGCATCGGCATCCGCGCCGTGGAGCTGCTGCGCGAAGGCGGTTCGGCCCAGCTGCACAGCCGCAAGCTGCGCAGCTTTGCGGAGGTGGCTTTCCAGTAA
- a CDS encoding class I SAM-dependent DNA methyltransferase yields MLTGELKSKIDQIWNAFWSGGIANPIEVIEQITYLLFLRRLDDLHTLEENKANRLGRPMARHIFPLGHDAKGRHYDTLRWSRFKNEAPAEMFETVGEHVFPMLRTLGANGQNGGNTDGSTYAQHMKDARFTIPTPALLAKVVDLLDAVPMDNRDTKGDLYEYMLGKIASAGQNGQFRTPRHIIQLMVAMTAPTPTDTICDPASGTCGFLVAASEHLREQHPSLFHDPALNQHFNHGMFHGYDFDNTMLRIGSMNMLLHGVENPAITYRDSLGQEHGSEAGRYSLVLANPPFAGSLDFENVAKDLLQTVKTKKTELLFLALFLRLLKPGGRAAVIVPDGVLFGSSTAHKTLRKLLVEEQKLDAIVSLPGGVFKPYAGVSTAIVFFTKTNSGGTDHVWFYDLQADGWSLDDKRQPLLGEELLGTRPARALTDAEHAKNNLPDVLARWQTLASPPLPLAGEGRGEGSPEHQRPRTAQSFCVPKAHIAANGYDLSLNRYKEVVHAQVNHRAPAEILAELARLEAEIAQGTKALAEMLK; encoded by the coding sequence ATGCTCACCGGCGAACTCAAAAGCAAAATCGACCAGATCTGGAACGCCTTCTGGTCCGGCGGCATTGCCAACCCCATCGAGGTGATCGAGCAGATCACCTACCTGCTCTTTCTGCGCCGGCTCGACGACCTCCACACGCTCGAAGAAAACAAGGCCAATCGCCTCGGCCGCCCCATGGCGCGGCACATCTTCCCGCTCGGCCACGACGCCAAAGGCCGCCATTACGACACCCTTCGCTGGAGCCGTTTCAAGAACGAAGCCCCCGCCGAGATGTTTGAAACCGTGGGCGAACATGTGTTCCCCATGCTGCGCACGCTGGGCGCGAACGGTCAGAACGGCGGCAACACCGACGGCTCCACCTACGCGCAGCACATGAAAGACGCGCGCTTCACCATCCCCACGCCCGCGCTGCTGGCCAAGGTGGTCGACCTGCTCGACGCCGTGCCCATGGACAACCGCGACACCAAGGGCGACCTCTACGAATACATGCTCGGCAAGATCGCCAGCGCGGGGCAAAACGGCCAGTTCCGCACACCCAGGCACATCATCCAGCTCATGGTGGCCATGACCGCGCCCACCCCCACCGACACCATTTGCGACCCGGCCAGTGGCACCTGCGGTTTCTTGGTGGCCGCGAGCGAACACCTGCGCGAACAGCACCCCAGCCTGTTCCACGACCCGGCGTTGAACCAGCACTTCAACCACGGCATGTTCCACGGTTACGACTTCGACAACACCATGCTGCGCATCGGCAGCATGAACATGCTGCTGCACGGCGTGGAGAACCCCGCCATCACCTACCGCGACTCGCTGGGCCAGGAACACGGCAGCGAAGCAGGCCGCTACAGCCTGGTGCTCGCCAACCCACCCTTTGCCGGCAGCCTGGACTTTGAGAACGTGGCCAAGGACCTGCTGCAGACGGTGAAAACCAAGAAGACCGAGCTGCTCTTCCTCGCCCTCTTCCTGCGCCTGCTCAAGCCCGGCGGCCGGGCCGCGGTGATCGTGCCCGACGGCGTGTTGTTCGGCAGCAGCACCGCGCACAAAACCCTGCGCAAGCTGCTGGTGGAAGAGCAGAAGCTCGACGCCATCGTCAGCCTGCCCGGCGGCGTGTTCAAACCCTACGCGGGCGTGAGCACCGCCATCGTCTTCTTCACCAAGACCAACAGCGGCGGCACCGATCACGTGTGGTTCTACGACCTGCAAGCCGACGGCTGGAGCCTCGACGACAAACGCCAGCCCCTGCTGGGCGAAGAGCTGCTGGGCACCCGCCCGGCCCGCGCGCTGACCGACGCCGAACACGCCAAGAACAACCTGCCCGACGTGCTGGCCCGCTGGCAGACCCTGGCTTCACCCCCTCTCCCGCTCGCGGGAGAGGGCCGGGGTGAGGGCTCCCCCGAACACCAGCGCCCCCGCACCGCCCAGAGCTTCTGCGTGCCCAAGGCACACATCGCCGCCAACGGCTACGACCTCAGCCTCAACCGCTACAAGGAAGTGGTGCACGCGCAGGTGAACCACCGCGCCCCGGCCGAGATTCTGGCGGAGCTGGCGCGACTAGAGGCCGAGATCGCCCAGGGG